The Deltaproteobacteria bacterium DNA segment TCCGCTATCTTCTCGGCGAGGAGAACGAGGGCTTCTACCACGTGATGACGAACTTCCAGGGCGAGCGGCTGGTGGCGGCCATCGGCGCGGTTTCCGGCATGCAGCTCCTCGTCGAGGACGCGCTCCGGTACGGCAACGAGCGCAGCGCCTTCGGCAAGCCCTTGGCCAAGTTCCAGATCTGGCGTCACCGGCTGGTCGAGCACCTCACCGCCATCGAGGCAGCGCGCTGGCTCACCTATCGGGCATGCGATCTCTTCAACCGCAAGGAGGCGGCGGTGAAGGAGATCAGCATGGCGAAGCTGTTCGCCGGCGACCTGATGCAGAAGGTCGTCTACGACTGCCAGCAGCTGCACGGCGGGATGGGGTACGTGGTGGAGACTCCGGTGGCCCGCGCGTTCCGCGATGCGCGGCTGCTGACCATCGGCGGCGGGACCAGCGAGATCATGAAGGAGATCATCGCCAAGCTCGTGCCGGGGTTCTGATGAACGATCCCGCGTTCGCCACCCTGAACCTGATGGAGCGCACCGCCTTCAAGGTGATGCGCTTCATCAACCAGGGGGGCGGCAGGCGGGTGTTCCGGATCTGGCAGCGCTGGGTGATCACGCCACTGATCGGCCTGTTCGTCTATCGGCGCCTGCGCGTCCACGGAATGGAGCGTCTGGACGCCGTTCGGCCGGAAGTGCCCATCCTGCTGGTCGCCAATCACAGGACATTCTTCGACCTCTTCATCCTCGGATGGCTCCTCATCCGCCACCAACGTCTCGGCAGGCAGGTCAGCTTTCCGGTCCGCTCGAACTTCTTCTACGAGACTCCGCTCGGGCTGCTGATGGCCGTGCTCTTCACCGGCGGGTCGATGTTTCCTCCGTTCTTCCGTTCGGCGGAAAAGAAGGCGATGAACCGGCTCTCGCTGGCAATCCTGCTCGAGAAGCTGCGCACGCCAGGGCAGATGGTCGGGTTCCACCCGGAGGGGACGCGCAACAAGTCGGACGATCCCTACGCCATGCTCCCCGCCCAGCCGGGCGCCGGCGAGCTGGCCCTGAAGGCGAGGCCGGTGGTGGTGCCGGCGTTCATCCTCGGAATGACCAACAGCTTCTGGACGGAGGTGAAGGCGAATCACCGCCGGGAGCCGCCGGTGATCGCCGTGTTCGGCGCGCCCATCGAGCTGCCGAAGGCGGCCGGAGAGACGCGCCTCTCGCACCACAAGAGGTTCGCCGATCTGATCAACCAGAGGATCTCCGCGCTCGGCGCGGAGGAGCGCGCGCTCAGGAGCGCAGCTTCTCCACCGGCTTCTCCAGCGTCGCACGCCCCGTGACCAGGCGCGGGCGGAGGAGGTTGGCGATGGTCGCCTCGAGCTCCTGCGCTTCGAACGGCTTGCCGATGTATCCCTGCGCGCCCATCAGCTCCGCTTCCCACTCGAAGCCGAATCCGGAGATGATCACTACCGGTACTTCCTTCAGTTCGGGCGTCGCGCGCATGCGCTGCAGCATCTCGCGCCCGTTCATCACCGGCATCTGCAGGTCGAGCAGCACCAGGAGAGGCGGCTTGTCGGCGAGCCTGAGCAGGGCCTCCTCGCCGTTGGCGGCCTCGTCGACCTGGTACCCCTTCATCTCGAGCGCCGCCCGGAGCCCGGCGCGAAAGTCGGCGTCGTCGTCGACGACCAGGATGTAGGGCCAGCGGCGCATGGGGGCGGGCTCGATGCGGCGTAGATCTAACGATTGTTACAGCGGAACGGAAGGGGGCGGTTGTCTGGCTGCCACCGCGACAACCCTGCGATTTGACGACACGTCCGGCATTCTGCTACCCGCACCGACACGAATGAAAGCTGTTCGGACGCGGTCCGCCCGCGTGCACGTCGCGGTGAAAGTGCGGGACGGCGCGCATGCCGCCGCGGTGCTCCGCGCCGCCGGGCGAAGCTGGGTCTCCGGCGGGGAAGAGCTCTCGATCGCTCTGGTGACGGACCGCGAGATGCGGCGCCTGAACCTGCGCTGGCGCAGGCAGGATCGTCCGACCGACGTGCTCTCCTTTCCGCTCGACGAATCGGGCGCGCTCGGGGACGTGATCATCTCGATCGAGGCGGCGCGGAGGCAGGCGAAGCAGGGCGGATGGCCTCTGGCAGCGGAGCTCCGGCGCCTTCTCGCGCACGGCATCCTGCACTGCCGCGGCTACGATCACGAGTCGGCGGCCGACGCGCGCCGGATGGCCGCGGCCGAGCGGAAGCTGCTGGGACGCACGGGAATGGTGGGCGCTTCGCTGTCGGGGGTGGAATGATCCAGCCGCCTTCGGGCTTTCCCTCCACCGCGGTTTCACGCTAAAGGCAAGGGCATGGCGACGCTCCCACCGGAACTGGACGAGCTCTCGCGGCGCTTCGACGCGCTCCGGGGGGCGCTTTGACATCGATCGCAAACGCGCGCGCGTCGAGCTGATCGAGCGGGAGAGCGTGCAGCCCGGCTTCTGGGAGGACCAGAAGCGCGCCCAGGCGCTGAGCAAGGAGAAGAGCGACCTCGAGATGCAGCTCGCGCAGTACGAGCGCGAGCGGCAGCGGCTGGAGGACGCGGTCGCCCTCCACGAGCTGGCCGAGGAGGCGAACGACGAGGCGACCGGCGGCGAGGCGAAGCTCGCCGTGGCCGAGGCGCTGCAGGGCGCGCAGCGGCTCGAGCTGTCGAAGATGCTCAGCGGCCCGCAGGACCATCTCAACGCCATCGTCGAGATCAACGCCGGCGCGGGCGGTACGGAGTCGCAGGACTGGGCGCAGATGCTCTTCCGCATGTACACGCGGTACTGCGAGCGCAAAGGCTGGGAAGTGGAGCTCGCCGATTTCCAGCCCGGCGAAGAGGCGGGGATCAAGAACGCTTCGTTCATCGCCCGCGGCGATCACGCCTACGGCTGGCTGAAGGCGGAGGTGGGCGTGCACCGGCTGGTCCGCATCTCGCCCTTCGACGCGAACGCGCGGCGGCACACTTCGTTCGCCAGCGTCTTCGTCTATCCCGAGGTCGACGAGGACATCGAGATCGATCTCAACCCCAACGACGTCCGGATCGACACCTTCCGCGCCTCGGGCGCGGGCGGGCAGAAAGTCAACAAGACGGACTCCGCCATCCGCATGACGCACGTTCCCACGGGCATCGTGGTCTCGATGCAGAACGAGCGCAGCCAGCACAAGAACCGGGACATGGCCTGGAAGGTGCTCAAGTCGCGGCTCTACGAGCTCGAGCTGCGCAAGCAGCAGGCGGAGCGCGACAAGATCGAGGCGTCGAAGTCGGAGATCTCCTTCGGCTCGCAGATCCGCAACTACGTGCTCGCGCCATACCGGATGGTGAAGGACGTGCGCAGCGGGGTGGAGAGCGGAAACCCGGACGCGGTGCTCGACGGCGAGCTCGACCCTTTCATCAGCGCATACCTTCTCGGCGTGCGCCGCAAGGACAGACCCGGCAGCAGCGAAGCGGAGGCGTAAACGCAAATGGCCATCATCCACTACGACGTGACCTTCGAGAACGAGAGCCCCTCGCTGAACCAGATCAAGGACAAGCTCGACGCGCGCATGGGCTTGCGGACGCACCTCGTCAAGGACTCCATCGAGTCCGGACACGAGTGGCCGCACATCGGGCGCGTCCGCGAGAGCGGGACATTCGAGTGCGACGAGTGCGACGATTCGGACCTGGAAGTGACTGTCGGAACGACCGGCGTGCGCATCTCCTGCGTGCCGTCGTCGACGCATCCGTACTTCCGAGAGAGCGCGCTGGCGGCGCTGATCGACCTCGGCGGAAACTTCGAAGCCAAGCTGCATCCGTTCATCGGCAAGCGCTGGACCGAGCTGTCCCCGGCGGAGAAGCAGGTCGGGTGGCGGACGCATTAAGTTCGTTCTTGCAGCGGCATTAGCGTCGGCCAGCAAGCGCTCGGCGCTTCGTTTCGCCACGTTTCTGCAACGCGCCGCGACTTGACTGCGCGATCTGCCAAGGAGCAAACGGCCACAAGCACGTACGGAGATGACTGCAGGGGGAATGCCTCTTTGCTGCAGGCCTGCTCTTTCGGGGCCGACAACTGGACTTCCTCGCCGCCGTGCCATCGAGGAGAAGTGCCATGACGAAGAAGGGGCGGTTCATTTTTCTGGGCAGCGTCGTACCCGCAGCGATCGTCGGGATCGGCCTCTGGAGCCCGATGAAGCAGGCGGTAGCAAAGGACCCCAACAAAGCTCCCCGCTTCAAGGTCGATCCGTTCTGGCCGAAGCCTCTCCCCAGCGATGTCGAGACCAATCCAGCCGCTGCGACTGACGGCTACCGCACCACTGGGCCGGGGGCGACGAAGCCGTGGGTGACGGGCGAGGTCGCCGGACACGGCGTCGACTCGAAGGATCACATCTTCACCGTCAACCGCGGTCCCCAAGGCACACCGACCGCGACTACGGCCGGTACGAACCTCGTTTCGCCGGAGACGGTCATCGCACATCCATCTCCCTCGGTCATCGAATTCGATCGCGATGGGAACGTGGTGAACGCCTGGCCGCCCAACCTGCCGGCCGCTCTTCCGCCGTGGTGGATCGCCCCCATCGACCCAGTCGGCTGCGACGGAAGCCCGGCGTGCCATTTGCCGCAGCGCGGAGTGCCGATGGGTATCCACGGCCTCTATGTCGACTACCAGGACAACGTCTGGATCGCCGGCAACGGAGACGGCATCGTCCAGAAGTACTCGCATGATGGCAGCACTCTGCTGCTGCAGATCGGACGCCGTGGCGTCTGCGACAACCCGCCTACGAACACGTGCGGCAACTCAGGAGGGAATGCTGCAGCAAACAACAGCCAGACCTTGCTGAACGAACCTCCGAACGTGAGGGTCGATCCGAACCCTGACCCGGTGACTCATCAGACAGGTAGCATCTACGTCCCGGACGGGTACGGGAACCACCGTGTGGTCGTGTTCGACCGCAACGGTAAGTGGCTCCGGCACTGGGGCGGCGTGGTTGTGAACAGCGCCAATCCCAACGCGACGGCACACGACCGCGGGAGCTTCGCGTCCGGCGACGGTGGACACCCCCATTGCCTGGTCATTGGGAAGGACGGGTATCTGTACGTATGCGACCGCGCCAGCGATCGTATCCTCGTATACGAGAAGAACCCGACGAACTGCACGAGCCCTCCATCCGTCTGGGTCGCCGGCAATACCCCTGTTTGCCAGCCGGTCAAGATCATCACCGTGATCCCCGGCACGGGCGTGACCGCGGGTAAATCCGACGGAACAAACAAGAACGTACTCGGCACGGCTGGATCGGCTTGGGACCTCGACTTCTCCATCGACAAGGACCAGAGCTTCTTCTTCGAGGTCGACGGTGGCAACGAGATCGTCTGGACGTTCGACCACGACCTCGCGCTTGCCGATCAGAGCACCCCCTGCACATTGATGGAGTGCGGCACGTGGCCGCGCGCGATCCTCGCCGGCTTCGGCCGTTCTGGCCACATGGCAGGCGACTTCGTCTTCCTGCACTCGATCGCCCTGGATTCGAAGGGCAACTTGTTCACGGGTGAGACGATCAACGGCCGGCGCATCCAGAAGTTCGTGCCCAACGGCAACCTGGGGGACAAGAAGCTCGACGACTTCCGTCCGTCCGGGTATCCCGACGTCACCCTCAAGCACTACGACCCGAGATTCCCGGGTGGCAACGGGGAGAAGGACGACTNNNNNNNNNNNNNNNNNNNNNNNNNNNNNNNNNNNNNNTAGCAAGTGCGCTCGCGCTGGCCGTTCCGGTCGCGATGGCCCTCGGAATCGTCGTGCTGTACGTACGGGCGGCGAACGCGCACGAGTTCAAGCTCGAGAGCTTGATGAACGCGTTCGTCAAGGTGGACGACCAGGAGCTGCACCTGGTCATCCGGCTGCCCTTGCACATCACCAGGACCGTCCGGTTTCCCGTCAAAGGTGCCGAGATCGATCTCGCCAACGCTGGGCCGGCCACCCAACGGGTGGCGGAAGCCGTGGGCCACGACGTCATGATCTGGGAGGACACGCGGCTGCTGGTTCCCAAGAGCGCCCTCGGCCGCCTCTCGCTGCCCTCGGATCGCTCTTTCGACAGTTATCAGGACGCGGTCGCGCACGTTGCGCAGCCGCCCGCCGCGGATGCGGGCATCTACGTGGATCAGGGATACGTGGACGCGCACGTCACGTACGCCATCCAGTCGCCGCACTCGCGGTTCACGATCCGGACCACGATCGCTCCGGAGCTGAAGGACTACTTGAAGCTCGCCGTCCGCTACCTGCCGCTCGGCGAGCAAGGGCGAGCGATGGTGATCACCAGCCGCTCCGGCGTGGTCCGCCTCAATCCGGCCTGGTACCAGGCCGCCAGCGGCTTCGTAGGGCTCGGGATCGGGCACATCCTGAGCGGATTCGATCACCTGCTCTTCCTGTTCTGCCTGATCATCCCCTTCCTCCGTTTCCGGCAGGTCGTCGGTATCGTCACGGCTTTCACCGTCGCGCACTCGTTCACGCTGCTCGGCTCGGCGTACGGGCTCGCCCCCACCGGCGACTGGTTCCCGCCCTTCGTCGAGACGGCGATCGCCGCGTCCATCGTCTACATGGCCCTGGAGAACATCGTCGGCGCTGATCTGAAGAGGCGCTGGCTGGTGACCGGGCTTTTCGGGCTCGTGCACGGCTTCGGCTTCTCCTACGGCCTGAAGGAAAATCTCCAGTTCGCCGGCACCCACCTGCTCGTCTCGCTGTTTTCGTTCAACGTCGGGATCGAGATCGGACAGGTCGCGGTGCTGGCCGTGATGCTGCCCGCGCTCGCGCTCCTCCGCCGGTACGTCCTTGCGGGGCGGATCGGAGTCATCATCCTCTCCGCGCTCATCGCGCACACGGGTTGGCACTGGATGATCGACCGTGGCGACATCCTCTGGAAGACGGAGTGGCCGCGGCTCGACGCGGCTTCATTCGCGATCCTCGCGCGCTGGGTTGCCGGGTTGCTCATTGCGGCTGCGGCCGTCCGGTTCATTGGGCGGCGCGCCGGTGCGTTCCTCTCGCGGAAGCCGGCCGCCCAGCGTCCGTCCTGATCTCGACCTCATCGTGGGTCATCTGCGCGGCGGCGACCGCCGAGCGCAACGTCGAGATTTTTGCGCACCTCTGGCGATCCGGGGGCGATCTCCAGCGCCTGCCGGAACTGCTCGATCGCCTCGTCCAGGCGCCCGCTGCGGGCGAGCAGGATCCCCAGGTTGTTGTGCGCCTCCAGGAAGTCCGGCTGCATCTCTACGGCGCGACGGAGATGGGACACGGCAGGGAGCACCTGCCCGCGCGCGACGAGCGCCATGGCCAGGTTGTAGTGGATCCCGGCGCGGCCGGGCTCGCTCTCCAGGGCCTTGCGGTACTGGAAGATCGCTTCATCGAGATCGCCGCGGGCTGCGAGCGCGAAGCCGAGGTTGTTGCGCGCCTCGGCATAACCAGGACTGAGCTCGATCGCCTGGCGATAGTGGACGATCGCCTCGTCGGACTGCCCGCGACGGGCGAGCGCCAGCGCGAGGTTGTTGTGGGCCTCCGGATAACCGGGTTTGAGCTTCAGGGCCGTGCGGGCGAGGCCTTCGGCCTCGTCGGCTGCATCGCGCGAGATCAGCAAGCCCGCGAGATTGTTGTAGGCCATCCAGCACGCCGGGTTGCCCCGGATGGTCGCGCGGTAGAGCGTCTCCGCGTCCGCGTACAGGTGGCTTTGCTTCCAGGTCAGCGCGGCGAGGATCGCGAGGACGGCCAGGGACACGCCCTGACCCGCGCGACGTCGCGGCATCGACGCGATTCCGGAAGCTGCTAGCGCGATGATGCCGATGCTCGCCAGGTACTGGAAGTGATCGGCGACGAACGAGAAGAGGAACGGGTAGACGTCGAAGAAGCCGAGGGCGGGAAACAGCGTACCAAGGAAGAAGAGCGCCGCGGCGAGCGCGCCGGGAAAGCGTTTGCGCCGCGCCCACAGTCCACCGACGGCTGCGACTGCCGCCGCAGGGTAGAGATATTGGGAGAGGGCCACCGCATCGACGTTCCAGCGCGGATAGATGAAGACGAGGTCGGCAGGCCACACGAGCTTGCCGAGATAGAACCAGGCGGCGCGGCCGGCGATCAGGCCCCGCTGCGCGGCGCTGAGATCGAATGCCGCGCCTTCGGCGCCCACCAGGCGCCGCTCCACCCAGATGGTGAACAGACCTGCCACCGCGCCGAGGGCGAAGAACGGGAGGAGCGGGACGACGTCGCGCCGCCACGACGGCCGTCCGCGGCGCCACCAGTGCACCAGCAGAAGCGCGGCGGGCAGCGTCGCCGTCACGGTCTTGCTGCAGAGGGCGAGCGCGAAGAGAAGCAGCGCCAGCAGCCATGTCCGAAGCTGCCGCCGCTCCTCGAAATGCAGCCAGGCCAGCGCCGCGCCCAGATAGAAGACGGCGGAGAGCGTGTTCTTCAGCTCGGTGATCCATGCCACCGATTCCACGTGCACCGGGTGCAGCGCGAAGATGGCGGCCGCGAGATACGCGCCGGGCACGGCGAGCTTGCGCAGGTTGAGCGCCACCAGCAGAGCCGCGCCGAAGTGCAGCAGCACGGTGACGAGGTGATAGCCGGTGGGATCGTTTCCCCACAGCCGCTGCTGCAGCCAGAACGCGCTGTGCACCAGCGGGTAGTGCTGTTGGGTGGCTCCGGGGTCGAACCAGATCCGCCACAGGCCTTGCCAGGAGCGCAGATCGCCGCGGGTCAGGTGGGCCGCGTCGTCCCAGAGGAAGCCGCCGCTCCAGGCTGGCCTGTAGACGAGGAGAATCGCTGCCAGCAGCGCGGCGAGGAACAGCCCGTCCCGTGGGCCGAAGGAACGGGCCGTTCCGCCGTCGACCACGGGCTACTTCTTCGACATCTTCGCGACGAAGTCGTCCTGCGCCTTCTTCATCTCCGCCGGGCTCATGTCCTTCACGTGCTGCGCCAGCACCCACTGGTTGCCCCAGCGGTCGTGCACTTCCGCGATGCGGTCGCCCCAGAACATGTCGCTTGGCGGCGTTGCCACCTTGAGACCGGCCCCCTTTGCCCGCTCGAACGCGCGGTCCACGCCCTCGGTGTAGATCCACAGCCTGATCTGCTTCGGCGTCTGCGGCATCTCGGGCATCGCGTCGTTGCAGAAGATTGCCGAATCTCCGACGCGAAGCTCGGCGTGCCAGATCTTCTTCCCGCTCGGATCCGGGGCGCGGAACCGCTCCTCGGCGCCGAACGCTTTCTTCCAGGTTTCGATCGCCTCCGCGCAACCATCGACGGTGAGCGCTGGGGTGACGCTGTGCAGCCCCTCGGGGATTGCCTTCGGCATGCTTCCACCTCCGGTGAGGCGGCGCATCCTACTCCAAGGCGTTGGGCTCCGGATCCGGATACGCGCGCAGCGAGCGGGCGATCAGGCCCATTCCGCCGGCGAGCAGCCCGAACATCAGAAGAGTGTTGAACAGGGTGGTCGGCGCCCACTGGATGGAGAGGCTCATCAGGACCGCAGCGAGGATGGTGAGCAGGCCACCGATGGAGAGGATCCAACCCAGCTTGCTCTTGCCGTCGAAGAACAGGACACCGATGCCGATCAGGAGCGGCAGCATCGTCAGGCCGAAGCCCGCCGTCCGGTTTCCTCCCCAGAGACCGAAGAAGGTGTACGAGGAAGTCACCTGCACCTGGTTCAGGATCAGGTAGCCGCCGAGCACCGTCAGGATCAGACCGACGAAGAACGTGCCGAAGCCGCCGGGCGTGCCACCGGCCCCACGGAGACGTCGACCGCGCACCAGCGCTTTCGCCTCTTCCAGCTCCGCGAGATCAGCCGCGCGCTTCTCGTCCGCCATCGCCATGGCGCCATCTTATCGTGGCGGCCGGGCTTGACTAATCCGCTGTGGAAGCGCGAGTTGGGGCGACGAAAGTCGGATGCAGGCCCACCGCAGGCCACAGCAAGGGGGAAAGCATGAAGCAGCTCAAGACGGGGCAGGACAAACGCGTCTCTCGCCGCTCCCTCCTGAAAGGCAGCGCCGCCGCGGCGGCGGGAGCGGCAACCCTGGGATTCCCGGCGATCGTCAAGGCCCAGGGGCCAATCGCCATGCGCTGGCAGAGCACCTGGCCGCAGAAGGACATCTTCCACGAGTACGCGCTCGACTACGCCAAGAAGGTCAACGACATGACCGGCGGCGACCTCAAGATCGAGGTGCTGCCGGCGGGCGCGGTGGTCCCCGCGTTCGGACTGCTGGACGCGGTGTCCAAGGGCACGCTCGACGGCGGACACGGCGTGCTCGTGTACCACTACGGCAAGCAGCAGGCGCTGGCGCTCTGGGGATCGAGTCCCGCGTTCGGCATGGACGCGAACATGCTGCTCGCCTGGCACAAGTACGGCGGCGGCAAGGAGCTGCTCCAGAAGCTCTACAATTCCATCAACGCGAACGTCGTCTCCTTCCCGTACGGCCCGATGCCCACGCAGCCGCTGGGCTGGTACAAGAAGCCGATCACCAAGCCCGACGACTTCAAGGGACTGAAATTCCGGACGGTGGGCATCTCCATCGACCTGTTCACGGGAATGGGCGCCGCGGTCAATGCGCTTCCGGGCTCGGAGATCGTGCCGGCTTTGGACCGCGGCCTGATCGAGGCGGCCGAGTTCAACAACGCGACCTCCGACCGCATCCTCGGTTTCCCCGACGTCTCCAAGACCTGCATGCTGCAGAGCTATCACCAGAGCGCGGAGCAGTTCGAGATCCTCTTCAACAAGGGGAAATTCGACGCGCTGCCGGACAAGATGAAGGCGATCATCGCGAACGCGGTGGAGGCCGCGTCGGCGGACATGTCCTGGAAGGCCATCGACCGCTACTCCAAGGACTACGTCGAGCTGCAGACCAAGGACAAGGTCAAGTTCTTCCGGACCCCGGACTCAGTCCTGCAGAAGCAGCTCGAGGTGTTCGACACCGTCCAGGAGAAGAAGTCGGCCGAGAACCCGATCTTCAAGGAGATCGTCGAATCCCAGCGCAAGTTCGCCGAGCGCGCCGTGAAGTGGGACCTGGACACGAACGTTCCACGGCGCATGGCCTACAACCACTACTTCGGAAAGGCGCCGAAGGCCGCGACCCCCGCCGGGAAGAAGACCTAGCGCTCCGTGACCTCGGCCCGCAAAGCCAGCCACCCGGTCCCCGCCGGGTGGCTGCGATCTTCTGACCGCAGATGAGCGCCCAGGCCGTGATCCGCGCGGTCGACCGCGTCAGCTATTTCTCCGGCAAGGCCTTCGCCTGGCTGATCGTCGCGCTCACCTTCGTGGTCTCGGTCGAAGTGTTCAAGCGATACATCCTCAACGCGCCCACAGCGTGGATCTTCGACTTCACCAACATGCTGTACGGCACGCTGTTCATGATGTGCGGCGCCTACACC contains these protein-coding regions:
- a CDS encoding 1-acyl-sn-glycerol-3-phosphate acyltransferase, producing the protein MNDPAFATLNLMERTAFKVMRFINQGGGRRVFRIWQRWVITPLIGLFVYRRLRVHGMERLDAVRPEVPILLVANHRTFFDLFILGWLLIRHQRLGRQVSFPVRSNFFYETPLGLLMAVLFTGGSMFPPFFRSAEKKAMNRLSLAILLEKLRTPGQMVGFHPEGTRNKSDDPYAMLPAQPGAGELALKARPVVVPAFILGMTNSFWTEVKANHRREPPVIAVFGAPIELPKAAGETRLSHHKRFADLINQRISALGAEERALRSAASPPASPASHAP
- a CDS encoding response regulator, yielding MRRWPYILVVDDDADFRAGLRAALEMKGYQVDEAANGEEALLRLADKPPLLVLLDLQMPVMNGREMLQRMRATPELKEVPVVIISGFGFEWEAELMGAQGYIGKPFEAQELEATIANLLRPRLVTGRATLEKPVEKLRS
- the ybeY gene encoding rRNA maturation RNase YbeY, translating into MGAGSMRRRSNDCYSGTEGGGCLAATATTLRFDDTSGILLPAPTRMKAVRTRSARVHVAVKVRDGAHAAAVLRAAGRSWVSGGEELSIALVTDREMRRLNLRWRRQDRPTDVLSFPLDESGALGDVIISIEAARRQAKQGGWPLAAELRRLLAHGILHCRGYDHESAADARRMAAAERKLLGRTGMVGASLSGVE
- a CDS encoding peptide chain release factor 2 codes for the protein MDRKRARVELIERESVQPGFWEDQKRAQALSKEKSDLEMQLAQYERERQRLEDAVALHELAEEANDEATGGEAKLAVAEALQGAQRLELSKMLSGPQDHLNAIVEINAGAGGTESQDWAQMLFRMYTRYCERKGWEVELADFQPGEEAGIKNASFIARGDHAYGWLKAEVGVHRLVRISPFDANARRHTSFASVFVYPEVDEDIEIDLNPNDVRIDTFRASGAGGQKVNKTDSAIRMTHVPTGIVVSMQNERSQHKNRDMAWKVLKSRLYELELRKQQAERDKIEASKSEISFGSQIRNYVLAPYRMVKDVRSGVESGNPDAVLDGELDPFISAYLLGVRRKDRPGSSEAEA
- a CDS encoding HupE/UreJ family protein — encoded protein: MALGIVVLYVRAANAHEFKLESLMNAFVKVDDQELHLVIRLPLHITRTVRFPVKGAEIDLANAGPATQRVAEAVGHDVMIWEDTRLLVPKSALGRLSLPSDRSFDSYQDAVAHVAQPPAADAGIYVDQGYVDAHVTYAIQSPHSRFTIRTTIAPELKDYLKLAVRYLPLGEQGRAMVITSRSGVVRLNPAWYQAASGFVGLGIGHILSGFDHLLFLFCLIIPFLRFRQVVGIVTAFTVAHSFTLLGSAYGLAPTGDWFPPFVETAIAASIVYMALENIVGADLKRRWLVTGLFGLVHGFGFSYGLKENLQFAGTHLLVSLFSFNVGIEIGQVAVLAVMLPALALLRRYVLAGRIGVIILSALIAHTGWHWMIDRGDILWKTEWPRLDAASFAILARWVAGLLIAAAAVRFIGRRAGAFLSRKPAAQRPS
- a CDS encoding tetratricopeptide repeat protein is translated as MVDGGTARSFGPRDGLFLAALLAAILLVYRPAWSGGFLWDDAAHLTRGDLRSWQGLWRIWFDPGATQQHYPLVHSAFWLQQRLWGNDPTGYHLVTVLLHFGAALLVALNLRKLAVPGAYLAAAIFALHPVHVESVAWITELKNTLSAVFYLGAALAWLHFEERRQLRTWLLALLLFALALCSKTVTATLPAALLLVHWWRRGRPSWRRDVVPLLPFFALGAVAGLFTIWVERRLVGAEGAAFDLSAAQRGLIAGRAAWFYLGKLVWPADLVFIYPRWNVDAVALSQYLYPAAAVAAVGGLWARRKRFPGALAAALFFLGTLFPALGFFDVYPFLFSFVADHFQYLASIGIIALAASGIASMPRRRAGQGVSLAVLAILAALTWKQSHLYADAETLYRATIRGNPACWMAYNNLAGLLISRDAADEAEGLARTALKLKPGYPEAHNNLALALARRGQSDEAIVHYRQAIELSPGYAEARNNLGFALAARGDLDEAIFQYRKALESEPGRAGIHYNLAMALVARGQVLPAVSHLRRAVEMQPDFLEAHNNLGILLARSGRLDEAIEQFRQALEIAPGSPEVRKNLDVALGGRRRADDPR
- a CDS encoding glyoxalase/bleomycin resistance/extradiol dioxygenase family protein — translated: MPKAIPEGLHSVTPALTVDGCAEAIETWKKAFGAEERFRAPDPSGKKIWHAELRVGDSAIFCNDAMPEMPQTPKQIRLWIYTEGVDRAFERAKGAGLKVATPPSDMFWGDRIAEVHDRWGNQWVLAQHVKDMSPAEMKKAQDDFVAKMSKK
- a CDS encoding twin-arginine translocation signal domain-containing protein → MKQLKTGQDKRVSRRSLLKGSAAAAAGAATLGFPAIVKAQGPIAMRWQSTWPQKDIFHEYALDYAKKVNDMTGGDLKIEVLPAGAVVPAFGLLDAVSKGTLDGGHGVLVYHYGKQQALALWGSSPAFGMDANMLLAWHKYGGGKELLQKLYNSINANVVSFPYGPMPTQPLGWYKKPITKPDDFKGLKFRTVGISIDLFTGMGAAVNALPGSEIVPALDRGLIEAAEFNNATSDRILGFPDVSKTCMLQSYHQSAEQFEILFNKGKFDALPDKMKAIIANAVEAASADMSWKAIDRYSKDYVELQTKDKVKFFRTPDSVLQKQLEVFDTVQEKKSAENPIFKEIVESQRKFAERAVKWDLDTNVPRRMAYNHYFGKAPKAATPAGKKT